The following proteins are encoded in a genomic region of Oceaniferula marina:
- a CDS encoding rhamnulokinase encodes MQVYLAIDLGAGSGRLVAGKYDGSKLELEEVHRFSNDGVELNGACHWNTLQLFSSIQEGIRKAVDLFGDAIVSIAADSWGCDHAMLDRNGNMLGGHRQYRDPRTEGMQAELEKRMPLREVYAKTGVQAAFYNSSLHLLAERMRGNPGLDIADRLLFTPDLLAYWLSGEQANERTITSTSQLYNPSEEDWAWDVIDALELPRQMFGRIVPSGTVLGPVHPSVVERTGVHSGMQVVASAGHDTACAVAGLPMTQSGLWLSSGTWSIIGVESECPVTSAEAFEAGLSNEGGVEGTTRLLHNVAGMWMAQESIRHWKEQGEDTRFEVLDRLADEAEAFSAFIDPNAPEFASPGDMPERIREYCRKTGQEVPEDKGTILRVINESLALKYRQVAESLQQVTGKQFDCLNAGGGGTKNLMLMQSAADALGVPVVAGPVEATSCGNIMMQMVATGALPNVAAGRQLVADSMDTKTFTPQPSDEWAHAYLRFCQLTSKT; translated from the coding sequence ATGCAAGTGTATCTCGCAATAGATCTGGGAGCTGGTTCTGGTCGGCTGGTGGCTGGAAAGTATGATGGCTCCAAGCTGGAGCTGGAAGAAGTGCATCGTTTTTCCAACGATGGTGTGGAGTTGAATGGCGCCTGTCATTGGAATACCTTGCAGCTTTTTAGCTCGATTCAGGAGGGGATACGAAAAGCTGTGGATCTGTTTGGTGATGCGATCGTTTCCATCGCTGCGGACAGCTGGGGCTGCGATCATGCGATGCTCGATCGAAATGGCAACATGCTGGGTGGGCATCGACAGTACCGGGACCCTCGAACTGAGGGGATGCAGGCAGAATTGGAGAAGCGGATGCCGCTGCGGGAGGTGTATGCCAAGACCGGGGTGCAAGCTGCCTTTTACAATTCCAGTTTACATTTATTGGCGGAGCGGATGCGAGGCAATCCGGGGCTGGATATTGCGGATCGCCTTTTGTTTACTCCGGATTTATTGGCCTACTGGCTCAGTGGTGAGCAAGCGAATGAGCGTACAATCACCAGCACGAGCCAGTTGTATAACCCTAGTGAGGAGGATTGGGCCTGGGATGTGATTGATGCTTTGGAATTGCCTCGCCAGATGTTTGGTAGGATTGTTCCTTCGGGGACGGTGCTGGGGCCGGTTCATCCGAGTGTGGTTGAACGGACCGGGGTTCACTCCGGCATGCAGGTGGTCGCTTCGGCCGGGCACGATACGGCCTGTGCTGTTGCCGGATTACCGATGACGCAAAGTGGCTTGTGGCTTTCTTCTGGAACGTGGTCGATTATCGGGGTGGAGTCAGAGTGTCCGGTGACGAGCGCCGAGGCCTTCGAAGCTGGCTTGTCCAATGAGGGAGGTGTTGAGGGGACAACGCGTTTGCTGCACAACGTCGCTGGGATGTGGATGGCTCAGGAGAGTATCCGTCACTGGAAGGAACAGGGTGAGGATACACGCTTCGAGGTATTGGATCGTTTGGCTGATGAAGCCGAGGCCTTTTCGGCATTTATTGATCCGAATGCCCCTGAATTTGCTTCTCCCGGGGATATGCCTGAGAGAATCCGTGAGTATTGCCGGAAGACCGGTCAAGAGGTGCCAGAGGACAAGGGAACCATTTTACGCGTGATCAATGAAAGTCTGGCGTTGAAATACCGTCAGGTTGCGGAGTCCTTGCAACAAGTGACAGGCAAGCAATTTGACTGTCTGAACGCCGGTGGGGGAGGAACGAAGAACCTCATGTTGATGCAGTCCGCCGCGGATGCCTTGGGGGTTCCCGTGGTTGCCGGACCTGTGGAAGCGACATCCTGCGGGAATATTATGATGCAGATGGTGGCCACCGGTGCCTTGCCCAATGTGGCGGCTGGGCGTCAGTTGGTCGCCGATTCCATGGACACAAAAACCTTCACCCCGCAACCATCAGATGAGTGGGCGCATGCTTATCTGCGGTTTTGCCAACTAACATCAAAAACCTAA
- a CDS encoding DeoR/GlpR family DNA-binding transcription regulator: MLAAERHHQILKTLSEQGSVRTKEIASLLSVTDETIRKDFEVLENQGFLVRTHGGAIPPKRALRELSLTERQLMNREAKNEIAKAAAQRIQPKETIFIDASSTALSITQYLPDFPITVVTNAHDVVSAVGGMEQVDLVSTGGLYEARSRSFIGAAAEKTLLRYNIHRMFFSGNGLDLQRGVSEGNSRQAAFKEHVIECAEDVCFLADATKIGQCSAFFFADCSQLSTLITSKGADPLVLEAVKNVGVDVISA; the protein is encoded by the coding sequence ATGCTAGCTGCAGAACGTCACCATCAAATACTGAAAACCTTGTCTGAACAAGGTTCAGTTCGAACCAAAGAGATTGCTTCGTTGCTCAGCGTGACGGACGAGACCATTCGGAAGGATTTTGAAGTCTTGGAGAATCAGGGGTTTTTAGTGCGGACTCATGGTGGCGCGATTCCGCCGAAGCGGGCGCTTCGCGAGTTGTCGCTGACTGAGCGCCAACTGATGAACCGGGAGGCGAAAAACGAGATTGCCAAGGCGGCAGCCCAGAGGATTCAGCCGAAGGAGACGATTTTTATCGATGCCAGTTCCACCGCGTTGTCGATCACGCAGTATCTGCCGGATTTTCCGATCACGGTGGTGACCAATGCCCATGATGTGGTGTCTGCTGTCGGGGGGATGGAGCAGGTGGATCTGGTGAGCACCGGCGGGCTGTATGAGGCACGGTCGCGTTCGTTTATCGGGGCTGCTGCAGAAAAAACGCTACTCCGGTACAATATTCACCGGATGTTTTTTTCTGGAAACGGTCTGGACTTACAGCGCGGTGTCAGTGAGGGGAATTCGCGGCAGGCTGCATTTAAAGAGCATGTCATCGAATGTGCGGAAGATGTTTGTTTTCTCGCAGATGCAACAAAAATTGGACAGTGTTCAGCTTTCTTTTTCGCCGATTGTTCCCAGCTTTCCACTCTGATCACGAGCAAGGGCGCTGACCCGCTTGTGTTGGAGGCTGTAAAAAATGTGGGAGTCGATGTGATCTCTGCTTGA
- the pduL gene encoding phosphate propanoyltransferase, translating into MSAPQQNNTPRGVIEHMVREQVYKEMGLPLPPQAKAPNGLVVNISARHCHLTQEAVEALFGPGHQLTPMKWLYQEGAYAAKESVTLIGPRSRVISNLRILGPCRDLNQVELAFTDAIALGFDVPIRMSGDVANTPGCMLMGPNGYFKMDEGVIRAQPHVHMHPDDATFYGVQHLDNMKLKVHGPCATTFDNIVVRVDKSFNLEAHIDTDEGNACGLKPDTFCELIK; encoded by the coding sequence ATGTCAGCTCCACAACAAAATAACACACCACGCGGCGTAATCGAGCATATGGTCCGCGAGCAGGTCTACAAGGAAATGGGCCTTCCTCTCCCTCCCCAGGCCAAAGCGCCAAACGGGTTGGTCGTCAACATCAGTGCCCGCCATTGCCACCTCACCCAAGAGGCCGTCGAAGCCCTCTTTGGCCCGGGCCACCAACTCACCCCGATGAAGTGGCTCTATCAGGAGGGTGCCTATGCCGCCAAAGAATCAGTCACCCTGATCGGCCCCCGTAGCCGCGTCATCTCCAATCTACGCATCCTCGGCCCCTGCCGCGACCTCAACCAGGTAGAACTGGCCTTCACCGACGCCATTGCACTCGGATTCGACGTCCCCATCCGAATGTCCGGAGACGTTGCCAACACCCCGGGCTGCATGCTGATGGGACCAAACGGCTATTTTAAAATGGATGAAGGCGTCATTCGGGCTCAACCCCACGTTCACATGCACCCCGACGACGCCACTTTCTACGGAGTCCAACACCTCGACAACATGAAGCTCAAGGTTCACGGCCCCTGCGCCACAACCTTCGACAACATTGTGGTCCGCGTCGACAAAAGCTTTAACCTCGAAGCCCATATCGATACCGACGAAGGAAACGCCTGTGGACTCAAACCCGACACCTTCTGCGAACTCATCAAATAA
- a CDS encoding BMC domain-containing protein has product MNKALGMIETKGYVGSVEAADAMSKAADVDIVKQVQIGAGYLTILIQGDVGSVKAAVDSGAEAAGRVGELVSAHVIARPAPELLKQFDI; this is encoded by the coding sequence ATGAACAAAGCCCTAGGAATGATCGAAACAAAAGGCTACGTCGGCAGCGTCGAAGCAGCTGACGCCATGTCCAAAGCCGCTGATGTCGACATCGTCAAGCAAGTCCAAATCGGTGCAGGATACCTCACCATTCTCATCCAAGGAGACGTCGGCAGCGTGAAAGCAGCCGTCGATTCCGGAGCAGAAGCCGCCGGACGCGTCGGCGAACTCGTCAGCGCCCACGTCATCGCTCGCCCAGCACCCGAACTCCTCAAACAGTTCGATATCTAA
- a CDS encoding BMC domain-containing protein, producing the protein MAKQALGMIETVGLTSLVEAADAAIKAADVTMTGWDKIGSGLVCGFFVGDVAAVKAGIEAAAEAASQVGEVNSTLVIPRPHEELGQMGPWIS; encoded by the coding sequence ATGGCCAAACAAGCACTCGGAATGATCGAAACCGTCGGTCTGACCTCACTCGTCGAAGCAGCTGATGCTGCCATTAAAGCCGCCGATGTCACCATGACCGGCTGGGACAAAATCGGTTCCGGACTCGTCTGTGGATTTTTCGTCGGTGACGTTGCCGCCGTGAAAGCGGGCATCGAAGCCGCCGCCGAAGCCGCCTCACAAGTCGGCGAAGTCAACTCCACCCTCGTCATCCCCCGCCCTCACGAAGAACTCGGACAAATGGGCCCCTGGATTTCCTAG
- a CDS encoding acetate/propionate family kinase — MHILIANLGSTSFKYRLYQMNGQDECVLASGGFERVTDYAEVIQQALAELVDQGHLKSIEDIDAVGFKTVLGKNLSGCVDADEKVIAALDGFREVAPAHNPPYAAGIKLFQELLPQSRLVALFETAFYQWIPESASRYAVPQSWYDAGIRRYGFHGASHKFVAERSAELMGREDVAEVVRNLYQDGPRTLSGKPLRVISFHLGGSSSVTGIRNGVAVGTSMGFSPQSGLPQNNRVGDLDSGAIPFAIKTLGISMEEAEQTLTKKSGLLGVSGVSNDLRDIRQAAAGGNPDAQLALDQLIHSARQWAASYLFDLGGLDALVFTAGIGENNAWLREAICADLEDFGVEIDVDKNNACQAQEAIISSDQSKVKIIVIPANEELVLAREVTRKIS, encoded by the coding sequence ATGCACATCCTCATCGCCAACCTCGGCTCCACCTCATTCAAGTACCGGCTCTATCAGATGAACGGTCAGGATGAGTGCGTCCTTGCCTCGGGTGGCTTTGAACGGGTGACCGACTACGCTGAGGTTATCCAGCAGGCGCTCGCCGAACTGGTTGACCAAGGCCATCTCAAAAGCATCGAAGACATTGATGCCGTGGGATTCAAAACGGTGCTTGGAAAAAACCTGAGTGGATGCGTGGATGCCGATGAGAAGGTGATTGCAGCGCTTGACGGCTTCCGTGAGGTCGCTCCGGCGCACAACCCACCCTATGCAGCAGGAATCAAACTCTTCCAAGAGCTGCTCCCACAGTCCCGCTTGGTCGCACTGTTCGAAACGGCATTCTATCAATGGATTCCCGAATCGGCATCGCGATACGCCGTACCTCAATCGTGGTATGACGCTGGCATCCGACGCTATGGTTTCCATGGGGCCAGCCATAAGTTTGTGGCGGAGCGCTCGGCAGAGCTCATGGGCCGTGAGGACGTTGCCGAGGTCGTTCGCAATCTGTATCAGGACGGACCTCGCACCCTGAGCGGTAAACCGCTCCGTGTGATCTCCTTCCATCTGGGAGGCAGCAGCTCCGTCACAGGGATCCGCAATGGCGTCGCCGTTGGAACCAGCATGGGGTTCTCACCTCAAAGTGGCCTCCCCCAAAACAACCGGGTGGGTGATCTCGATTCAGGAGCCATCCCTTTTGCCATCAAAACCTTGGGCATCAGCATGGAGGAAGCCGAGCAGACATTGACCAAAAAATCAGGACTACTCGGCGTCTCAGGAGTCAGCAATGACCTGCGAGATATCCGTCAAGCCGCCGCAGGGGGCAACCCGGATGCGCAACTGGCACTGGACCAACTGATCCACTCAGCCAGACAATGGGCGGCCAGCTACCTGTTCGACCTTGGCGGGCTTGATGCCCTGGTCTTCACTGCGGGAATCGGAGAAAACAACGCCTGGTTACGTGAAGCCATCTGTGCGGATCTGGAAGACTTCGGCGTTGAAATCGATGTCGATAAAAACAACGCCTGCCAAGCTCAGGAAGCCATCATCAGCAGCGACCAATCCAAAGTAAAAATCATCGTCATCCCGGCTAACGAAGAACTCGTCCTTGCCCGGGAAGTGACTCGAAAAATTTCATAA
- a CDS encoding BMC domain-containing protein, whose product MTKQAIGILETKGLTCLVNGTDAMLKSANVTLAGPMRQIGSAMCNIVIQGDVAAVKAAIDAGAAAASQTGTVLSAHVIARPDAAIEDILPKVAKAAGRAKK is encoded by the coding sequence ATGACCAAACAAGCAATCGGAATCCTCGAAACCAAAGGCCTCACCTGCCTCGTCAACGGCACAGATGCCATGCTCAAATCCGCCAACGTCACGCTGGCCGGACCCATGCGCCAAATTGGCAGCGCCATGTGCAACATCGTCATCCAAGGTGATGTCGCAGCCGTCAAGGCCGCCATTGATGCTGGAGCCGCAGCAGCCAGTCAAACCGGAACCGTCCTCAGCGCCCATGTGATTGCACGCCCTGACGCAGCCATCGAAGACATCCTTCCCAAGGTTGCCAAAGCTGCCGGACGCGCCAAGAAGTAA
- a CDS encoding EutN/CcmL family microcompartment protein yields MFLAEVIGHIVATKKDDSMQGKKLLLLRPQLVDENNPTQFRNGANTIVAVDNVGAGEGELVMFCQGSSARQAEGLKPLPVDAAVIAIVDTVNVLGKKIYNCH; encoded by the coding sequence ATGTTCCTCGCAGAAGTCATCGGCCACATTGTGGCGACAAAAAAAGACGACAGCATGCAGGGTAAGAAGCTCTTGCTTCTGCGCCCGCAACTGGTCGATGAAAACAACCCGACCCAGTTCCGCAACGGAGCCAACACCATCGTTGCCGTGGATAATGTGGGTGCGGGAGAAGGTGAACTTGTGATGTTTTGCCAGGGCAGCTCAGCCCGCCAGGCCGAAGGACTCAAACCCCTCCCCGTTGATGCCGCCGTGATCGCCATTGTCGATACCGTCAACGTGCTCGGCAAAAAAATCTACAACTGCCACTAA
- a CDS encoding aldehyde dehydrogenase family protein: MKTIDQEALRNVVENVIQRLHTQPTTAQAAPPASSASVPTQVPQPAATKDESCGCNKAPETGGKHGVFSRVCYAAEAAHGAFLELKELGVEGRSRVIEIVKELCVSNAEAWGKFELEETKIGRLDHKIEKLQIVEHVPGVEWLRPDAMSGDYGITLEEYAPFGVVGAILPVTHSVPTLTGNIINMVAAGNAVVFNPHPGGAKSAALAVRAYNEAIERELGIDNLICTIEKPSIETFESICKNDKISLLAITGGPAVVEAAMKSGKRSICAGPGNPVVVVDESADLNKAATNIIAGAAYDNNLLCIGEKAVFVVASVFAKFVQAMKDAGAVQLSKPQLEKLTAVAFNIEQGAGGCSQAVLNRDLIGADASVLASHAGVSAPDSTQLLFAETEADHPYVQKEQMMPMVPIVRVPDFKTAVALAKEAEHGYRHSAIIHSTNVDHMTYMAKAMDTTIFIKNGSCVAGLGLGGEGYLSYSIATTTGEGITTPKTFTRIRRCVMVENLRIV; the protein is encoded by the coding sequence ATGAAAACCATCGATCAAGAAGCCCTTCGCAACGTCGTGGAAAATGTAATCCAGCGATTGCACACCCAACCAACGACAGCCCAAGCGGCTCCCCCCGCAAGTTCAGCAAGCGTGCCCACGCAAGTCCCCCAACCGGCAGCGACCAAAGATGAGTCCTGCGGATGCAACAAGGCACCTGAAACCGGCGGCAAACACGGTGTGTTTTCCCGGGTTTGCTACGCAGCCGAAGCCGCTCATGGAGCCTTCCTCGAACTCAAGGAACTCGGAGTCGAAGGCCGCTCCCGCGTGATCGAAATCGTCAAAGAACTCTGCGTCTCCAATGCTGAAGCCTGGGGGAAATTTGAACTGGAAGAAACCAAGATCGGACGACTCGACCACAAAATTGAGAAACTTCAAATCGTCGAACACGTTCCTGGCGTAGAGTGGCTGCGGCCCGATGCCATGAGTGGAGACTATGGCATCACTCTGGAAGAATACGCCCCTTTCGGTGTGGTGGGAGCCATCCTCCCCGTCACCCATTCCGTGCCCACCCTCACCGGCAACATCATCAACATGGTGGCCGCCGGCAATGCCGTTGTTTTCAACCCTCACCCCGGGGGAGCGAAAAGCGCCGCGCTGGCAGTCCGCGCCTACAATGAAGCCATCGAACGCGAACTCGGCATCGACAACCTGATTTGCACCATCGAAAAACCATCGATCGAAACCTTCGAAAGTATCTGTAAAAATGACAAAATCTCACTGCTTGCCATCACCGGTGGCCCGGCAGTGGTCGAAGCCGCCATGAAATCAGGCAAGCGCTCCATTTGTGCTGGCCCCGGCAACCCGGTCGTTGTGGTCGATGAATCAGCGGACCTCAACAAGGCCGCTACCAACATCATTGCTGGAGCCGCCTACGACAACAACCTGCTTTGCATTGGAGAAAAAGCGGTCTTCGTTGTCGCCTCCGTTTTTGCCAAATTCGTCCAAGCGATGAAAGACGCCGGAGCCGTCCAGCTCAGCAAACCACAACTGGAAAAACTCACAGCCGTCGCATTCAATATCGAGCAAGGTGCAGGAGGGTGCTCCCAAGCCGTGCTCAACCGCGACCTGATTGGAGCAGACGCTTCCGTCCTCGCCAGCCATGCCGGCGTAAGCGCCCCGGACAGCACCCAGCTCCTCTTTGCTGAAACGGAGGCCGACCACCCCTACGTGCAAAAAGAACAGATGATGCCCATGGTCCCCATCGTCCGGGTCCCCGACTTCAAAACAGCAGTGGCCTTGGCCAAGGAGGCCGAACACGGCTACCGTCACTCCGCCATCATCCACTCGACCAATGTCGACCACATGACCTATATGGCCAAAGCCATGGACACCACCATCTTCATCAAAAACGGATCCTGCGTTGCAGGGCTCGGACTTGGTGGCGAGGGCTACCTCAGCTACTCCATCGCGACCACTACGGGAGAAGGCATTACCACCCCCAAAACCTTCACCCGGATCCGCCGCTGCGTCATGGTCGAAAACCTGCGGATTGTTTAA
- a CDS encoding EutN/CcmL family microcompartment protein, translating to MIHAQVVGKAVATAKHPSLNGFKMLLCQQLDAEEKASGTPFVAIDLFGAGMHQKVFVSTDGIEARGIVHDDHSPARMFIQGVIDS from the coding sequence ATGATCCACGCCCAAGTAGTTGGAAAGGCCGTTGCCACAGCGAAACACCCTTCGCTGAATGGCTTCAAAATGCTGCTTTGCCAACAACTGGATGCGGAAGAAAAGGCATCCGGCACACCGTTTGTAGCCATCGACCTCTTCGGCGCGGGCATGCACCAAAAAGTCTTTGTCAGCACCGACGGCATCGAGGCCCGTGGCATTGTGCACGACGACCACTCACCCGCCCGAATGTTCATCCAAGGCGTCATCGACTCCTAA
- a CDS encoding EutN/CcmL family microcompartment protein, producing the protein MRIGQVIGKVTMHTQEDSLTGARWLLVNPVDTAQLNSCISRQPGLTSQPSLVVYDNLGAGEGDIIGFVEGAEATAPFEQPTPIDAISLAIFDTLHYEAPTH; encoded by the coding sequence ATGCGTATCGGCCAAGTCATCGGAAAAGTCACCATGCACACCCAGGAGGATTCCCTCACGGGTGCCCGCTGGCTACTGGTGAACCCGGTGGACACCGCTCAACTCAATTCCTGCATCAGCCGTCAACCCGGGCTAACAAGCCAGCCATCACTCGTCGTCTACGACAACCTGGGAGCCGGAGAAGGTGATATCATCGGCTTCGTCGAAGGAGCCGAAGCCACCGCCCCCTTCGAGCAGCCAACACCGATCGATGCCATCAGCCTCGCCATTTTCGACACCCTTCACTACGAGGCCCCCACTCACTAA
- a CDS encoding class II aldolase/adducin family protein: MKKVYTAKDIEAMLKQGTCLKTIPAGSILTPSAKDAIRDAGKTMPNLRSGPSSPAVRSAAGSVNNDRFPPLPAGIPAVPPEPIVPSMEYHWVPGGDPNTPEEIQRFFHSPEILKLKDDMVRTAHKMWARNMVDGNGGNITVRVGDNLVLCTPTLRSKGELKADEIALIDLDGNQKAGWRKRTSEANTHLAIMKVQPKAKSVIHGHPPYSTAFAVAGIEPPTCLCSEAEIFTGAIKLVGYHTPGSKEICDAVADIAKDNPAILLANHGVMTWGTDPEDTYWKMENMETACQTVWVASQLNGGKLQKIPYEKMQDIFEIRRSIGMEDPREGMKECELCQNDEFRPGAVCQVPAADDPSQLNSEAEVLVKQLTNEIMNKMS; encoded by the coding sequence ATGAAGAAAGTCTACACAGCCAAAGACATCGAAGCCATGCTTAAGCAAGGCACATGCCTGAAGACCATCCCTGCAGGATCCATTCTCACGCCCTCGGCCAAGGATGCCATCCGCGATGCAGGAAAAACCATGCCGAACCTCCGCAGCGGGCCTTCAAGCCCCGCTGTTCGTTCTGCTGCCGGATCAGTCAACAACGACCGCTTTCCGCCACTGCCAGCAGGCATTCCAGCTGTGCCACCCGAGCCCATCGTGCCCAGCATGGAATACCACTGGGTTCCCGGAGGTGACCCTAACACCCCGGAGGAAATCCAACGTTTTTTCCACTCCCCCGAAATCTTGAAACTCAAGGACGACATGGTCCGCACCGCTCACAAAATGTGGGCCCGCAACATGGTCGACGGCAATGGCGGAAACATCACCGTGCGCGTCGGAGACAACCTGGTGCTCTGCACCCCCACCCTGCGATCCAAAGGTGAACTCAAGGCGGACGAAATCGCTTTAATCGATTTAGACGGCAACCAAAAAGCCGGCTGGCGCAAGCGGACGTCCGAGGCCAACACCCACCTTGCCATCATGAAGGTGCAGCCCAAGGCAAAAAGTGTGATCCACGGTCACCCACCCTATTCCACGGCCTTTGCCGTCGCCGGCATCGAGCCCCCGACCTGCCTCTGCTCGGAAGCCGAGATCTTCACCGGAGCTATCAAGCTGGTGGGTTACCACACTCCGGGCAGCAAGGAAATCTGCGACGCCGTCGCCGATATAGCCAAAGACAACCCGGCCATCCTTCTGGCAAACCACGGGGTGATGACCTGGGGAACCGATCCCGAAGACACTTACTGGAAGATGGAAAACATGGAAACCGCCTGCCAAACCGTCTGGGTAGCCAGCCAACTCAACGGCGGCAAACTCCAGAAAATTCCATATGAAAAAATGCAGGACATCTTCGAGATTCGTCGATCCATCGGCATGGAAGACCCACGCGAAGGCATGAAAGAGTGCGAACTCTGCCAAAACGATGAATTCCGGCCCGGCGCCGTCTGCCAGGTGCCCGCCGCCGATGATCCATCCCAACTCAACTCCGAAGCCGAAGTTCTCGTCAAACAACTCACCAACGAGATCATGAATAAAATGAGCTAG
- a CDS encoding lactate/malate dehydrogenase family protein, producing the protein MKTTIIGGGGRVGSNAAICLQCAGIVSEIQILDANTELAEGEALDLLHGASCLADQRIYAGDYERASDSDLFVITAGLRRKPDESRLDLINRNVGLFSQILNSIKSAGMKDDAIVFVVSNPVDILTHLAVSYLGLPSNQVIGLGTMLDTARFRSLIANDLNLAPTQVKALILGEHGDSMLPIWSSATVGGLPLSGVDGCDANYQRQIFERTKKSGAEVISRKGGAGWAVGATIAETVHSIALDKKQMLPVSSLQTGCYGLKDVCLSVPTVVGRAGAEQHVEIDLWPKEKQGLQASARALQQMLSNIS; encoded by the coding sequence ATGAAAACAACCATCATCGGCGGCGGTGGCCGCGTCGGCTCCAATGCGGCGATCTGCCTGCAGTGCGCCGGCATCGTCTCTGAAATTCAAATCCTGGACGCCAACACCGAACTTGCCGAAGGTGAAGCTCTCGACCTCCTGCACGGAGCCTCCTGCCTGGCCGACCAGCGTATCTACGCGGGCGACTACGAACGGGCGTCCGACTCCGACCTCTTTGTCATCACTGCGGGACTGCGCCGCAAACCGGACGAAAGCCGCCTCGACCTGATCAACCGCAACGTCGGTCTGTTCTCTCAAATTCTCAACAGCATCAAGTCTGCCGGTATGAAAGACGATGCCATCGTCTTTGTCGTCTCCAACCCAGTCGACATCCTGACCCACCTCGCGGTTAGCTACCTCGGACTTCCCAGCAATCAGGTCATTGGCTTGGGAACGATGCTCGACACCGCCCGCTTCCGTTCACTCATCGCCAACGACCTCAATCTGGCCCCGACTCAGGTGAAGGCCCTGATCCTCGGAGAACACGGCGACAGCATGCTGCCCATCTGGTCATCCGCCACCGTCGGGGGACTGCCACTCTCAGGAGTCGATGGCTGTGACGCCAACTACCAACGTCAGATCTTCGAACGCACGAAAAAATCCGGAGCCGAAGTCATTTCCCGCAAGGGTGGCGCTGGTTGGGCCGTTGGCGCCACTATCGCAGAAACCGTTCACTCCATCGCTTTGGATAAAAAACAAATGCTTCCCGTCTCCAGTCTGCAAACCGGCTGCTACGGACTGAAAGACGTCTGCCTCAGCGTGCCCACGGTCGTCGGCCGGGCGGGAGCCGAGCAACATGTCGAAATCGATCTTTGGCCAAAAGAAAAACAAGGCCTCCAAGCATCAGCCAGAGCCCTGCAACAAATGCTCTCCAACATTTCCTAA